One Bacillus pseudomycoides genomic region harbors:
- the phnD gene encoding phosphate/phosphite/phosphonate ABC transporter substrate-binding protein, with protein sequence MINWLRLFFILLITLLSIGCQHERSSPQIIFSESDTMPVSSQGDKPSPIRIAISSVLSPTDTIMYYRKIANYIGEKLHRPVILIQRKSYNEISMLMMNGGADIAILSTGAYITYRHVEGLEAIAMQERMGVPYYYGYVVVNSKNELSSIHDLRGKNIAFSDPTSYSGFIFVRKKLAELSETPEHFFSRYVFTYNHESSLSAVINGVVDAAAVDSLVFERTKLKNPELIKDLKIIEKTEPIGTGPVVISSNLPDEEKRIIKESFISMHEQKIIKPAFQGLFIDRFVPFEPQLYEGHL encoded by the coding sequence ATGATAAATTGGTTGAGGCTTTTTTTTATATTGCTTATTACTTTACTTTCAATAGGATGTCAGCATGAGCGTTCAAGCCCTCAAATTATTTTCTCCGAATCTGACACCATGCCTGTTAGTTCACAAGGTGACAAGCCCTCTCCTATACGGATCGCAATTTCAAGTGTATTATCACCGACTGATACAATTATGTACTATAGGAAAATAGCTAACTATATTGGAGAGAAGCTTCATAGACCTGTAATTCTAATTCAGCGCAAGAGTTATAATGAAATTAGTATGCTGATGATGAATGGAGGTGCTGATATAGCCATACTTTCAACAGGAGCATATATTACCTACAGACATGTTGAAGGACTTGAAGCAATTGCCATGCAAGAGCGAATGGGAGTTCCATATTATTATGGTTATGTCGTCGTAAACAGCAAAAATGAACTATCCAGTATACATGATTTAAGAGGGAAAAACATTGCTTTTAGCGATCCAACCAGTTATTCCGGATTTATTTTTGTGAGGAAAAAATTAGCTGAATTAAGTGAAACGCCCGAGCATTTCTTTAGTCGTTATGTTTTTACATATAATCATGAAAGCTCCCTAAGCGCTGTAATAAATGGTGTTGTTGACGCCGCAGCTGTTGATAGCTTAGTCTTTGAGCGTACCAAACTTAAAAATCCAGAACTGATTAAGGATTTGAAAATTATTGAAAAAACGGAACCGATTGGTACCGGTCCTGTTGTCATCAGCAGTAATTTACCTGATGAAGAGAAGCGAATTATCAAGGAAAGTTTCATTTCTATGCACGAACAAAAAATAATAAAACCAGCGTTTCAGGGACTGTTCATTGATCGTTTTGTTCCATTTGAACCCCAATTATATGAGGGTCACCTATGA
- a CDS encoding phosphoglycerate transporter PgtP — protein MFSFLKPKIATTKIASDQVQKTYRLFRLQSLLGVFFGYIAYYIVRNNFALSTPYLKEQLNLSATEVGLLSSSMLIAYGISKGLMSSIADKANPKRYMALGLLLCAMVNIMMGFSTAFWMFAVLVVLNGFFQGMGVGPSFITIANWFPRKERGTVGAIWNISHNIGGGIVAPIVGVSFAMLGSNHWQAANYQVPAAIAIVIAMVILTLIKGSPVSEGLPPLSEIIKDEPDSKMQQRADSKPPVDMNAWQIFRNYVLFNKNAWFVSLVDVFVYMVRFGIISWLPIYLLNVKHFTKEEMSVAFLFFEWAAIPSTLLAGYLSDKLFKGHRMPPAIIAMTLIFICIIGYWQSTSLHWVTIFAAIIGCLIYIPQFLASVQTMEVVPPFAVGSAVGLRGFMSYILGASLGTTLFGVMVDKVGWNGGFYVLLAATVCCIICCILTHRGAKEFNKKQVLQS, from the coding sequence ATGTTCTCATTTTTGAAACCTAAAATCGCTACTACAAAAATAGCATCAGACCAGGTTCAAAAAACCTATAGGCTTTTCCGGCTACAATCTTTATTAGGCGTGTTCTTCGGTTATATAGCTTACTATATAGTACGTAACAATTTTGCCTTATCTACTCCTTATCTGAAGGAACAACTCAATCTTAGTGCCACAGAAGTAGGATTATTAAGCAGTTCCATGCTTATCGCTTATGGAATTAGTAAGGGTTTAATGAGTAGTATAGCAGACAAAGCTAATCCTAAAAGGTATATGGCGCTTGGTTTGCTTCTGTGCGCTATGGTCAATATTATGATGGGCTTCAGCACCGCATTCTGGATGTTTGCAGTTCTCGTTGTTCTCAATGGATTTTTTCAGGGAATGGGAGTTGGACCTAGCTTTATTACTATTGCAAACTGGTTCCCGCGTAAGGAAAGAGGAACTGTCGGTGCCATATGGAATATTTCGCACAATATAGGTGGAGGCATCGTAGCGCCTATCGTTGGTGTCAGTTTTGCGATGTTAGGCTCCAATCACTGGCAAGCGGCAAACTACCAGGTTCCGGCTGCAATAGCTATTGTTATTGCAATGGTGATACTAACCCTTATTAAAGGCTCACCGGTAAGCGAGGGCTTGCCTCCGTTAAGCGAAATCATCAAGGATGAACCCGATTCGAAAATGCAACAAAGGGCTGATTCCAAACCGCCAGTAGACATGAATGCTTGGCAGATTTTTAGGAATTATGTTTTATTTAACAAAAATGCATGGTTCGTTTCCTTGGTAGATGTTTTTGTTTACATGGTTCGTTTCGGCATTATAAGCTGGTTGCCCATTTATTTGTTGAATGTAAAACATTTCACTAAAGAAGAGATGAGTGTTGCCTTTTTATTCTTTGAATGGGCAGCCATTCCTTCTACTCTTCTGGCCGGTTATCTATCAGACAAGTTATTCAAAGGGCACCGCATGCCGCCAGCAATCATTGCTATGACATTGATATTCATCTGTATCATTGGTTACTGGCAAAGTACATCTTTACATTGGGTCACTATTTTCGCTGCTATTATTGGATGCTTGATTTACATTCCGCAGTTTCTGGCTTCAGTACAAACTATGGAGGTGGTTCCACCTTTCGCCGTTGGTTCTGCGGTTGGTTTGCGAGGTTTTATGAGTTACATTCTAGGTGCATCTTTAGGTACTACACTCTTTGGTGTAATGGTTGACAAGGTAGGATGGAATGGTGGTTTCTATGTATTACTAGCGGCAACTGTATGTTGCATCATATGCTGCATATTGACCCATCGAGGAGCAAAAGAATTCAACAAAAAACAGGTACTTCAATCCTGA
- a CDS encoding IS6 family transposase → MSFCWRYPFKWKHYQPELILLTVRWYLRYNLSFRNLVEMMEERGLSIAHTTIMRWVHQYGPQLEEKVRHHLKSTNDSWRVDETYIKVKGQWMYLYRAVDSEGNTIDFYLSKSRDKQAAKCFFKKALAFSYVSKPRVITVDKKPAYPVAIQALKEEKLMPEGIQLRQVSYLNNIVEQDHRFIKKRVRSMLGFKSYETATSILSGVEAMHMMKKGKLNLQVKSAQNEVGFIHKLFGIAS, encoded by the coding sequence ATGTCATTTTGTTGGCGGTACCCCTTTAAGTGGAAACATTATCAGCCTGAACTAATCTTATTAACAGTAAGGTGGTACCTACGGTACAATTTGAGCTTCCGTAACCTGGTGGAAATGATGGAGGAAAGAGGATTATCCATTGCTCACACAACGATTATGCGCTGGGTCCATCAATATGGACCTCAATTAGAAGAGAAAGTACGACATCATCTAAAATCAACAAATGATTCATGGAGAGTCGATGAAACCTATATTAAAGTAAAAGGGCAATGGATGTATTTATATCGTGCCGTTGATTCAGAAGGGAATACCATTGATTTTTATCTAAGTAAATCAAGGGATAAACAAGCCGCCAAGTGTTTTTTCAAGAAAGCCCTGGCTTTTTCATACGTTTCTAAACCTCGCGTGATAACAGTAGATAAGAAGCCTGCCTATCCTGTAGCAATTCAAGCGTTAAAAGAAGAAAAACTTATGCCTGAAGGCATACAGCTAAGACAAGTTAGTTATCTCAATAATATAGTGGAACAAGATCATCGTTTTATTAAGAAACGTGTGCGTTCTATGTTAGGGTTCAAGTCGTATGAAACAGCCACTTCTATATTGAGCGGCGTTGAAGCCATGCATATGATGAAAAAAGGAAAACTTAACCTACAGGTGAAGTCTGCTCAAAATGAAGTTGGGTTCATACATAAGTTGTTTGGAATTGCATCATAA
- a CDS encoding Tn3 family transposase, giving the protein MSSKRARELLTLDQRLEFVSISEQISEYELGSYYTLSPYDIEIIKRHRRDHNKLGFALQLCMLRFPDWTLSDVHHIPDCVVNYIAKQLQISAKEIRIYAEREQTKHEHLEEIRKEYGFQNFTIREYRVVSKVLLRYALENGNALHLIQITIEELRKRKIILPAMTTIERMVWEVRRRAEEKIFRLLSSSLTMEHIEKLNRLLLRMEDGPKTYLAWLREIPSSYSPDSFLKVVEKLEYIRNLQLQIDTGDLHPNRLRQLSKIGSRYEPHSFRRFDNSKKHAILVVYLLELIQDLTDQAFEIHDRQIMSLLSKGRKAQEERQKQNGKSINEKVVHFADLGEALIKARDEGMNPYIVLEMIMPWEKLVQSVEEAKQLARPIDYDYLDLLEKKFYTLRKYTPTLLKSFEFHSTKSTEPLIRAIHTIREMNETGKRKVPEGAPLDFVSNRWQKHVYDEDGTINRHYYEMAVLTELRNSIRSGNISIIGSRQHRDFDEYLISKEEWDEIHPETSELAVSLSASEYLEERTDSLLKRLQWVSSHIGELSGVSLENGRLHLSRLEKDTPQEAKEFSSALYELLPRVKLTDLLMEVAQWTGFHEQFVHASTNRVPNEEETTILMAALMALGTNIGMTKMAEATPGISYRQMANATQWRLYEDAMSKAQSVLVNFHHKLSLSSYWGDGTTASSDGMRVQIGVSALHADANPHYGTGKGATIYRFVSDQFSSFYTKVINTNARDAVHVIDGLLHHETDLAIEEHYTDTAGYTDQVFGLAHLLGFRFAPRLRDLADSKLYTIGKSSDFPQLEKLLRGQINANVIQKNYDDVLRLAHSIRKGTVSASLIMGKLGSYARQNSLATALREMGRIEKTIFILDYISSETLRRKIHRGLNKGEAMNSLARSIFFGKRGELRERALQDQLQRASALNIIINAISIWNTVYLTKAIEYKKKKGFIQEELLHHISPLGWEHINFLGEYKFKFKQSTTLESLRPLRK; this is encoded by the coding sequence ATGTCCTCAAAACGTGCAAGAGAATTATTGACACTAGATCAACGCTTAGAGTTTGTATCCATTTCAGAACAAATTAGTGAGTACGAATTAGGAAGTTATTACACCTTGTCCCCATATGATATCGAAATTATTAAGCGCCATCGTAGAGATCATAATAAGTTAGGATTTGCTTTACAACTTTGTATGCTTAGGTTTCCGGATTGGACTTTATCAGATGTTCATCATATACCTGATTGTGTTGTAAACTATATAGCTAAACAGCTACAAATTAGCGCAAAAGAAATACGTATATATGCCGAACGTGAGCAAACTAAACATGAGCATCTCGAAGAAATTAGAAAAGAATACGGATTTCAGAATTTTACTATTCGTGAATACCGTGTCGTGTCTAAAGTTTTGTTACGATATGCATTAGAAAATGGAAATGCTCTACATTTAATTCAAATAACTATTGAAGAATTAAGAAAGAGAAAGATTATCTTACCAGCTATGACTACAATAGAACGGATGGTATGGGAAGTTAGGCGGCGTGCGGAAGAAAAGATATTTCGATTACTTAGTTCGTCTCTAACCATGGAACATATCGAAAAATTGAATCGGCTCTTACTTCGGATGGAAGACGGTCCCAAAACATATTTGGCATGGTTACGTGAAATACCAAGCTCTTATTCTCCTGATTCTTTTCTCAAAGTAGTTGAAAAACTTGAATATATCCGGAATTTACAATTACAAATCGACACAGGAGACTTACATCCAAATAGATTACGACAATTATCTAAAATTGGTTCAAGGTATGAGCCCCACTCTTTTCGAAGATTTGATAATTCTAAAAAACATGCTATTTTAGTTGTTTATCTCCTTGAATTAATTCAGGATCTGACGGATCAAGCATTTGAGATACATGATCGTCAGATTATGTCTTTATTGTCCAAGGGGAGGAAAGCTCAAGAAGAACGACAAAAACAAAACGGGAAATCGATTAATGAAAAAGTGGTTCACTTTGCCGACTTAGGAGAAGCGCTCATCAAAGCTCGGGATGAAGGAATGAATCCTTATATAGTATTAGAAATGATAATGCCTTGGGAAAAGTTAGTTCAATCTGTAGAAGAAGCAAAACAATTAGCACGCCCTATTGATTATGACTATTTAGATTTATTAGAGAAAAAATTTTACACGTTAAGAAAGTATACACCAACACTGTTAAAGTCATTTGAGTTTCATTCTACTAAATCAACGGAACCGTTAATACGTGCAATACATACTATTAGAGAAATGAACGAAACAGGTAAACGGAAAGTACCAGAAGGTGCACCGCTTGATTTCGTATCAAATAGGTGGCAAAAGCATGTATACGATGAAGATGGGACCATTAACAGACATTACTATGAAATGGCTGTTTTAACTGAACTCCGAAACTCTATTCGATCAGGAAATATATCCATTATTGGTAGTAGACAGCATAGGGATTTTGATGAGTACCTTATTTCAAAAGAAGAATGGGACGAGATTCATCCTGAAACATCCGAGTTAGCCGTTAGTTTATCTGCAAGTGAATATTTAGAGGAACGAACAGATTCACTATTAAAACGATTACAATGGGTGTCAAGTCATATAGGCGAATTGAGCGGGGTAAGCTTAGAGAATGGTAGACTGCATTTAAGCCGATTAGAGAAAGACACACCTCAAGAAGCAAAAGAATTTAGCTCAGCTCTTTATGAGCTACTTCCGCGTGTGAAGCTTACTGACTTATTAATGGAAGTAGCTCAGTGGACTGGTTTCCATGAACAGTTTGTTCATGCTTCAACCAATCGTGTGCCAAATGAGGAAGAAACCACTATTCTTATGGCTGCACTTATGGCACTAGGAACAAACATAGGGATGACAAAAATGGCTGAAGCTACGCCTGGCATCTCTTATAGGCAAATGGCAAATGCAACACAATGGAGATTATATGAAGACGCAATGAGTAAAGCGCAATCTGTACTTGTTAATTTCCATCATAAATTATCTCTCTCCTCTTATTGGGGAGATGGAACAACCGCTTCATCAGATGGAATGCGAGTGCAGATTGGTGTTTCTGCACTCCATGCAGATGCTAATCCTCATTACGGCACTGGAAAAGGTGCTACAATTTATCGTTTTGTCAGTGATCAATTTTCAAGTTTTTATACAAAGGTTATTAATACAAACGCTAGAGATGCTGTACACGTCATTGATGGACTCCTTCACCATGAGACTGATTTAGCAATTGAAGAGCATTATACAGATACAGCTGGTTATACTGACCAAGTTTTTGGTTTAGCTCATCTACTCGGTTTTCGTTTTGCACCACGTTTACGAGATCTAGCTGACTCAAAGCTTTACACGATAGGAAAATCTAGTGATTTTCCACAACTAGAAAAATTATTGCGTGGTCAGATCAATGCTAATGTTATTCAAAAAAATTACGATGATGTATTACGATTAGCTCATTCTATTCGAAAAGGCACTGTATCGGCTTCTCTCATTATGGGGAAACTTGGTTCTTACGCTCGACAAAATAGTTTGGCTACAGCACTTCGCGAAATGGGAAGAATTGAAAAAACAATTTTCATCTTAGACTACATCTCAAGTGAAACATTAAGACGGAAAATTCATCGAGGATTAAATAAAGGTGAAGCTATGAATTCTCTGGCCAGATCTATTTTTTTTGGTAAGCGTGGAGAGCTACGTGAACGTGCGCTACAGGATCAGCTCCAAAGGGCAAGTGCATTAAATATTATTATTAATGCCATCAGTATATGGAATACGGTATATTTAACCAAAGCGATAGAATATAAGAAAAAGAAGGGTTTCATACAAGAAGAATTGTTACATCATATTTCACCGCTAGGGTGGGAACATATCAACTTCCTTGGGGAGTATAAATTTAAATTCAAACAATCAACTACTTTAGAATCATTAAGACCACTCCGGAAGTAA
- a CDS encoding cell wall metabolism sensor histidine kinase WalK, with translation MKLRNQLLLMNLLSASIMVIAIWYSEMKMLLRPEQTQLFIGIITLALALSTMIYWLLTRSITESIQNLIALTKQFSDRQFGAMYRIGRGPQEFKELAAAFQQMAKKLKEGFTKLEEGEKARTELIANISHDLRTPMASIQLMIEALQDDVIANPEMKTQHLTTIHKEIQRLSGLINDLFDLSKLELGQEDFYPSFTHMDRILLEVLGSHSILLEEKQIHLQLQVSDTLPKLWIMPCKIARVISNLLHNAIRYSPVSGTIELIVEENKQKHHVQFIVRDEGEGIAYSDQLRIFERFFRTDPSRSSQSGGSGLGLAIAQSLIEMHKGEIGVRDRSDGKQGSEFWFTLPVTSEKNKVIERLL, from the coding sequence ATGAAATTACGGAATCAATTGTTATTGATGAATTTATTAAGCGCCAGCATTATGGTAATTGCTATCTGGTATAGCGAAATGAAAATGTTACTTAGACCAGAACAAACACAGCTATTTATAGGAATTATAACCCTAGCATTGGCGCTTTCAACGATGATTTACTGGTTATTAACACGCTCTATTACGGAATCTATTCAAAATTTAATTGCATTAACAAAACAATTTAGCGATAGACAATTTGGAGCGATGTATAGAATTGGACGAGGACCACAAGAGTTTAAAGAATTAGCGGCAGCTTTTCAACAAATGGCTAAAAAATTAAAAGAAGGGTTTACTAAATTAGAAGAAGGAGAAAAAGCACGTACAGAGCTCATTGCGAATATTTCACATGACTTACGAACACCTATGGCTAGCATACAATTGATGATTGAAGCATTACAAGATGATGTAATTGCAAATCCCGAAATGAAAACACAGCACTTAACGACAATCCATAAAGAAATACAACGATTAAGTGGATTAATTAATGACTTATTTGATCTTTCTAAGTTAGAACTTGGACAAGAAGATTTTTATCCAAGTTTCACACATATGGATCGTATTCTATTAGAAGTACTAGGTTCACATTCTATTTTATTAGAAGAAAAACAGATCCATTTGCAATTACAAGTTTCTGATACATTGCCGAAGCTCTGGATTATGCCTTGTAAGATAGCACGGGTTATCAGTAATTTGTTACATAATGCAATTCGATATTCTCCAGTGTCTGGAACGATTGAGTTAATTGTAGAGGAAAATAAACAGAAGCATCACGTTCAATTCATTGTACGTGATGAAGGAGAAGGCATTGCTTATAGTGATCAACTGCGCATATTTGAACGCTTTTTTAGAACAGATCCATCAAGAAGCTCACAATCTGGGGGATCTGGACTTGGATTAGCCATTGCACAATCATTAATTGAAATGCACAAAGGCGAAATTGGTGTGCGAGATCGTTCAGATGGTAAACAAGGGAGTGAGTTTTGGTTTACTCTTCCTGTTACATCAGAAAAAAATAAGGTGATTGAAAGACTTTTGTAA